gtggttttgtattggttggttaatcaataaatgttataactacccgaaaatgtacaaattatttgtttacttttatttaagtgcctaatgatacagagtataggttaAAATGGCTAGATCAACCGTTTCAAACACATATGTATAACATTTTGCAGTAACTATTTGAATAGATTTTCATaatttgaatttatatttgatttttgTAGGTAgagagaccgaggtgagttgtgacagaggagagttgtgacagtgtcgattttttggaatctattaactaaaaactaggtcgcaatagcgcgcgtttgttagttcaagttgcgatctaacaaacgcacactgttgcgagctcactaacagttattagattccaaaaaatcgacaatgtcacaactctcctctgtcacaactcacctcggtctcccctacctaCAATCGTCTTAAGTATTATATTTGTAGGCTGTTACAGAACCCAGTAGGATATTAAATTTTGATAACATGCATTCGTAATGGTATCCAACTTATCTTACACTAAGtacctagtgtacctactaaataGTAAATAGACAATACAATGATATTTGATTTGATAAATATCCGTAACGAGGATTTTAATATTACGTAGCCACACGAGTCGAGCTATATTCgacttataattatataaatttatattgaaacacacccaacttgtcagtagaaaaaggcgcggaattattaatttttatggGAAGTCAACTGAAGAAGAAGCGCTGGTggtctagcggtaagagcgtccgactttcaatccggaggtcgcgggttcaaaccccggctcgtaccaatgagtttttcggaacttatgtacgaaatatcatttgatatttgccagtcgcttttcggtgaaggaaaacatcgtgaggaaaccggactaatcccaataaggcctagtttcccctctgggttggaaggtcagatggcagtcgctttcgtaaaaactagtgcctacgtcaaatcatgggattagttgtcaagcggaccccaggctcccatgagccgtggcaaaaatgccgggataacgcgaggaagaagaagaagggaaGTCAACTCATcgcgccttttgctactgacaaggtCGCTGAGCTAGAGTAAGTGAAGTACAATACGAATATAGCTTacatcaaaaacattaatttcatgAAGAAATACATGTGTGTGAAATGTACAGGGTGactcaaaaatatatttctaaTAATATGGGAGGCAAATGAGGGGACGATTCGCCTGATGGTAAACGATAACGAGCATGTACCTTttgtgtaataaaaaaaaaaaaaaaaaaaaaaaaaaaaataccttagcacagacacccgcaacaccagagagTTGGTAAGTGAGTTGCCAGCCTTTATGATGGGAGTACTTTCttgacaatagttatttgttttgcaAGGGGGCAAATttattgtttaaccgctcgtgcttaTTATATTgttacccgagcaagcgaaagattccaaaattgaaccacgagtggttcgaaaagttTAATCATGAGCGTTGCAgaggtttcaaggcacgagggttaaacaaattttgcgaccgagtgaaacacaaattttttcacgtagtgtttattttatatctGTGGGAAAAACTTTAGGCGCGTCGTCTTTTCCAAGACCATTGCTTACTTACTTTACGACTTTGATCCAATATTTTGATCTAAATAAATGTCTATAAATTTATAGCACGCGCGAGAAATGACCTTAACTCACTAATATGCGTGACCAATAGCATGGGAGTGTCCATCTGCATTTCATTATCTGTTTAGGGtcaacaatataaaacaagatTGCTAATTTTGTGTAGAAAGATGACATTTTAGTATATAAAGAGTAGGCGAATTATTGCAGATCACAGTTCTCCGACGACCGAACTTGCAAAATGGTGAGcgatatattttagtttttttagcatATTGATAAAACTAGATTGTTAGGTGTACATTATACAATTTGGGTGAACCAAAGAAAAGTGTAGATTAGACAGAACTGGATCATATAGGTACAGAAAAACAAAATCCTGTACTCTAAAGTTAAGAATTCTGGAGCCTAATTTTACACAATAAATATGTTCATGACCTAAGTAACGATATCGCCAATGGTTTTGGTCACTGGTTCTGTAATATAATCCAGTAATAGCACCATAATTTCTGAAATTGAAGAAGTGAAATTAAATGCATACTTATACATGTCATTACAGTGTCCGGGAGCCAAACCCTTATTGATCAGAGACTTCACTTTGACAATATAAAACTCTTAAATGATTCTTTCTAACTAATAAACACAAGACAGCATGTATGCATCTATGAGACCTCTATAATAAAACATCCCAACCATGACTTTGGGATGGTCAGATCAAAAAATTCAAAACTTAAACTTTTTTTACAGAAATTCTTCATTGTCCTCGCTCTGGCCGCGGCCTGCGCCGCTGACCGCAACGCTGACAGCGCCGCCCAGGTCCTGAGGTTCGACTCCGAGGTCAACCCTGACGGCTTCTCGTATGGCTATGAGACCAGCAACGGAATCGTCGAAAGCGCCAGTGGCATCGTTAAGAACCCTAACTCTGTAAGTATTGCACGTTTTGACCGGACGGAATTAATGTTAAGCATGGTTCTATAATGATTCTGTTTTAAAAAAACTAGTTTTCCTTCATCAGAAAACTTTTTCTTCCTCGGtacctcattgctgaggatcgcgaccatgtatgcCCCGTTTCCAATAGTGTGCGGTCATAAGCCATATTGGTCACGAactgcatgttgccgccaaccaccctcttTTCCTTGCGCACGCTTGCCCTCCATTTGACCTAAGATAATCTGCCTTTCTATGTCATGATTTTTAGACCGATTAAATGACTTTCTTAAAAGTCATTGGTTCGGACCCAGACTTCAAACTCACGACCACCTTTTTGCTTTTCAGTGTCATTAAAACTTATTCGTTTCTGAGTAACTGACTAGACATAATCTCATGGCTTTTATTCTTTGCTCCAACTGAGGTATTCTGTATTCTTCGCAGGAAAACGCGGCCCTGGCTGTTAACGGAGACTATAGCTACCCTGGCGACGATGGAAAATTATACCGTGTCACCTACGTGGCTGATGAGAATGGCTTCCAGCCCCAGGTACGTTAATAAAAGATACACGAGATTGTCTGATATCAGTTTTAGGTAATTGTATCGTacaatcagcagcagaagttgcaaaGCGGACCAGATTCTCTAAATACAACTTTTGTCAAGAGATTTCATGCACAGATCAGGTTGACAATGTCGCCAGTTAAGTTTCTTCTAATGTACCAACGACATGCAAGCCTTGGTCTCCAGCAAGACCTCTAGCCTACTTAGTCTGACTCCGCGTAGCTCTTTTGTACTGGCCATCATTTACTGTGTATCTATAGGACCTCCAGAACTACGACATCTCTGCAGCAATTCCATTCTTCCAAGAAAAAAGCAATACTTACGATTATTTATTTCCAGGGAGAGCATCTGCCCACGCCGCCGCCAGTACCCGAGCTGATCGCGCGTGCCCTGGCGTACTTGGCAGCGCATCCGCAACCCGAAGACAAGTACCAGCAGCCTTCCCCTGCCCGCTTCCCCGCCCCCGCTCCTGCCCGCTTCCCCGCCcccgctcctcctcgcttcccTGCCCAATCCGCATTCGGCAAACCCTCCCGCAAATTCCCCAGCCCTAGCCCCTTCAGGTTCTAGAACAACCTTTCTAACAACAACGACCACTGCCATTagtcaataaaattaatatataatattttctttttatttgtcCCGTGGTCATCCTATAGAACTTTGACCGCCAAGTATTAGGTTTTGTTTGTCAATTCAGTCGCACAGAGCCGCTCCACTAGTAGTTAGAACGATCTCTCTTGATAGATTGGAATAAACTGAGTTGATTCGTGTAGGAATTAGATGTTAGTCATCCTTTATGGCGTTACTGGAAGCACTGGAATCCACACCCTTCGGCTAGAAGTCTTTTATGGTATCCAGCAGTGGCCTTCGTTAAGCGCACCAAGAACAGCACAAACTTACTCGTCTTAGCTAagaatctaaaataaatatagattaAGCTATGTAAGCATGTacatattgaattttttttattaagaaatacacagtaatttttttttagcaatTTACGTAATGAAATATACAAAGCTTAGGACCGTTTTGCTGGCTGTCCCTACAAcactataatagttatttgtagtgtccgaccgaaggttcggtttcggtttcggccagtttcggccaaaaaatcatgtttcggctgtagtttcggtttcggccaaaaaacggccgaacctttcggccgggccgaaacttacgaaatggtacttcgtactatgaaactaaacatgTGACAAAGATCAAAAGTTGGGGaacaagtaggacaacaatatgaATATACtcatttatgtatacataaattaaatggtttattataaaacacaattcccctAATTAAAGCGCCACTGGACGGGCGACACAGTCTTAATGTGTATAACTATAGTGGAGTGGCCAAGTTGAAGAATAGCAACTTTCGTGGGACTAAGAAAGGTTTATACCGACAATTGGAATCAGCATGGTCTACTGATTATCAAAATGCATGTTGTCGCTTCATAAAGTGGTGGAATGAGTTTatatgacgtcataaagtcagCAGTACAAAGTTGTaaacttttttcttttaaacataccatgtggggtaccaaattaAAGTGCTTAGTCAGTAGGTTACAAATATAAAACATAGTCTAACATGTTCAccacttggtctaacaaattattagaaaactatCAAAAATTTGACAATCCAGAGTTGAATTTGaactgctctaaattgaaaatggctgaatggattagtccaaattttatacaaaattactgtgaatattctctatactatatctaaaaataattaaccaaatatatccaaaaataagaaaagtacttCAAGTTGAAAAAGAGTATAAATTTCTGTTACAGTAGGCTactaaatactattttttttactgaaaacATACCATGCGGGGTATGAAAAGAAAGGGCTTTGTCAGCtgattacaaatatatttaaacgcCCAAATAGTGGAAATGGTATAGTATGTAattgtatgttatatatttgtaatttactcataaatcgctttcatttaatacctcACATAGTATATtacagtgaaaaaaaaaaaaaatatattttagaagTTTCCTATAACAGTAAATTATACTGTTATTCAAATTGATGTACCTATTtctcttattttttaatatttc
The genomic region above belongs to Cydia splendana chromosome 13, ilCydSple1.2, whole genome shotgun sequence and contains:
- the LOC134796445 gene encoding cuticle protein CP14.6-like, whose product is MKFFIVLALAAACAADRNADSAAQVLRFDSEVNPDGFSYGYETSNGIVESASGIVKNPNSENAALAVNGDYSYPGDDGKLYRVTYVADENGFQPQGEHLPTPPPVPELIARALAYLAAHPQPEDKYQQPSPARFPAPAPARFPAPAPPRFPAQSAFGKPSRKFPSPSPFRF